GGTGAAGATTTTCAATTATATATTAACAATTTATTTAGCCGTGCTATTTTGTATGCCTTGTTCGGATAATGAACAAAGCACTTTTGAGGTGGTTACTACTAAAATTGAAAAAGTACAGAACGAACATTCACAAAAACATAAAGACGATTTTTGTTCGTCTTTTTGTATGTGCAGTTGCTGTGGTAGGAATGTTGTAGTATATCAACAAATTCCTGCAAACTTTATTGGTCATTTTTCAAACGAATTCTATTCATCAGAATTTTTTCATATTCCAAACCCATACTCCAACTATTTCGGCAGTATTTGGCAACCGCCTCAATTAGGTTAGTATTATTAAATAAAATTTACGGTTTTGCTTTTCTGCGAACGCGTACTTTTTATTATCTAAATTTTACTTTAATCTAATTTTCTTTATCAATGCTAAATAAAATCATTGAATTCTCCATCAATAATAAATTGGTGATCGGAATTTTCACTATTGCGCTCATTATTTGGGGCGTCATGTCCCTTCGAACCCTTCCTATAGATGCCGTACCAGATATTACAAATAATCAGGTACAGGTAATAACATTAAGTCCATCACTGGCAACACAGGAAATAGAACAGTTTATTTCTTATCCTATAGAACAGACAATGTCTACTATTCCTGAAATTCAGGAAGTGCGATCTATTTCCCGCTTTGGTTTATCTGTTGTAACCATTATTTTTCATGATGACATAGATATTTACTGGGCACGCCAGCAAGTCTCTGAACGGCTTCCTGAAGCAAAAAGTTCCATTCCTGCAGGACTTGGTAATCCTGAAATGGCACCGGTTTCTACTGGTTTAGGTGAAATTTACCAATATACGGTTCATGCTAAACCCGGCTTTGAGGATAAATACGATGCTACAAAACTGCGAACCATACAAGACTGGATTATTCGAAAACAATTATTGGGTACGCCTGGAATTGCGGAAGTAAATAGTTTCGGAGGTTTTTTGAAACAGTATGAAATTGCACTAAATATTAATCAATTACGGAGTTACAATTTATCTATTTCGGATGTTTTCACAGCATTGGAAAAAAATAATCAGAATACCGGTGGTTCATATATTGATAAAAAACCCAATGCCTATTTTATCAGAAGCCAGGGCTTGATCACAAGTCTTGGAGATATTGAAAGGATTGTAGTTAAAAATTCGGAGAGTGGTCTGCCTATTACCATCAGAGATGTTGCAAAAGTTCAGTTTGGGACTGCTACCCGATACGGTGCACTTACCAGAAATGACAAAGAAGCGGTCGGCGGAATTGTAATGCTATTAAAAGATAATAATGCTTCTGAAGTAGTTGGACGAGTAAAGGATAAAATAGACCAAATACGGAAAACTTTACCTGACGGTGTAGAGATAGAACCCTTTCTGGACAGAAGTGAATTTGTAGACAGAGCCATGAGTACTGTGCAAAAAAACTTAATAGAAGGGGCGTTAATTGTAATATTGGTTTTAGTTCTTTTTCTCGGGAATATTCGTTCAGGCTTAATTGTGGCTTCGGTTATACCTTTAGCAATGCTATTTGCCGTAGCATTGATGAAAGTTTTTGGCGTATCTGGAAACTTGATGAGTCTTGGGGCGATCGATTTTGGACTTATTGTGGATGGTGCTGTAATTATCGTGGAAGCAACCATGCACCACATGAGGAAGTTGAAAACAGGAAAAATTTCGCAGGCAGAAATGGATATTCAGGTTTCCGGTTCTGCAAAAAAAATGATGAACTCCGCTGCGTTTGGTCAACTTATTATTTTAATTGTCTATTTACCAATATTGGCTTTGGTAGGAATTGAAGGCAAAATGTTTCGCCCGATGGCACAAACGGTTTCTTTTGCAATATTTGGAGCATTAATTCTTTCGCTTACTTATGTACCGATGATCAGTTCACTTCTATTGAGTAAAAATATTAGTCATAAAAAGAACTTTTCTGATAAAATGATGGAAAAACTTCAGCGCGTTTATGATCCGTTGATCAATGGTGCACTGCGATTTAAAAAAACTGTGTTGATTGTTGCAATTGCATTACTCGGATTGTCAGCAGTTATTTTCAATTCTCTTGGTGGTGAATTTCTACCAACGCTGGAGGAAGGAGATTTTGCTGTAGAAACAAGATTATTGGTAGGAAGTTCGCTGGAGCAAACCATTGAAAAAATAGAACAGGCATCCAGTTTATTGATGAAAACTTATCCGGAAGTGAAGGAAGTTGTGGGCAAGATTGGAGCATCCGAGATTCCTACAGATCCAATGCCGATAGAAGCCACAGATATTACGATCTTATTAAAACCTAAAAAAGACTGGACAAGTGCAGATACCCGGGAAGAATTAGCGGAGAAAATGCAGAAAACTTTAGAACAGGTTCCGGGAGTTACGTTCGGTTTTTCGCAACCTATACAATTACGGACCAACGAATTAATTTCTGGTGTACGACAGGATGTGGGTATCAAAATTTTTGGCGATGATTTAGAAACGCTTTCAGATTTAGCGAAGAAAATAGGTGGATTAATTCCCTCAATAGATGGTGCAGAAGATCTGTATGTAGAGCAAGTTAGTGGTTTACCGCAAATTTCTATCAAATTGAACCGGGATAATATCGCCCGATATGGGTTAAATGTTGAAGAAATAAATAACGCCATCAACACTGCATTTGCTGGAGGTGTAGCCGGAACGGTATTCGAAGGAGAAAAACGTTTTGATTTGGTCGTTCGTTTGGAACAGGGGGAGCGCCAAAGTATTGAAGATGTAAAAAGGCTCTTTGTTACTGCAAGTAATGGAAACCAGGTCCCGTTGGAGCAGGTTGCAGATGTGAGTTATCAATTGGCACCTAACCAAATACAGCGCGAAGATGCCAAAAGAAGAATTATCGTTGGCTTTAATGTTCGGGGTAGAGATATTGC
This DNA window, taken from Kaistella carnis, encodes the following:
- a CDS encoding CusA/CzcA family heavy metal efflux RND transporter, coding for MLNKIIEFSINNKLVIGIFTIALIIWGVMSLRTLPIDAVPDITNNQVQVITLSPSLATQEIEQFISYPIEQTMSTIPEIQEVRSISRFGLSVVTIIFHDDIDIYWARQQVSERLPEAKSSIPAGLGNPEMAPVSTGLGEIYQYTVHAKPGFEDKYDATKLRTIQDWIIRKQLLGTPGIAEVNSFGGFLKQYEIALNINQLRSYNLSISDVFTALEKNNQNTGGSYIDKKPNAYFIRSQGLITSLGDIERIVVKNSESGLPITIRDVAKVQFGTATRYGALTRNDKEAVGGIVMLLKDNNASEVVGRVKDKIDQIRKTLPDGVEIEPFLDRSEFVDRAMSTVQKNLIEGALIVILVLVLFLGNIRSGLIVASVIPLAMLFAVALMKVFGVSGNLMSLGAIDFGLIVDGAVIIVEATMHHMRKLKTGKISQAEMDIQVSGSAKKMMNSAAFGQLIILIVYLPILALVGIEGKMFRPMAQTVSFAIFGALILSLTYVPMISSLLLSKNISHKKNFSDKMMEKLQRVYDPLINGALRFKKTVLIVAIALLGLSAVIFNSLGGEFLPTLEEGDFAVETRLLVGSSLEQTIEKIEQASSLLMKTYPEVKEVVGKIGASEIPTDPMPIEATDITILLKPKKDWTSADTREELAEKMQKTLEQVPGVTFGFSQPIQLRTNELISGVRQDVGIKIFGDDLETLSDLAKKIGGLIPSIDGAEDLYVEQVSGLPQISIKLNRDNIARYGLNVEEINNAINTAFAGGVAGTVFEGEKRFDLVVRLEQGERQSIEDVKRLFVTASNGNQVPLEQVADVSYQLAPNQIQREDAKRRIIVGFNVRGRDIASVVKEVQAKIDEKVKMPTGYFITYGGQFKNLEEANKRLSIAVPVALGLILLLLYFAFGSLKYSLLIFTAIPMSAIGGIFALWLRGLPFSISAGVGFIALFGVAVLNGIVLITEFNQLKKQGMNDVKQRILAGTAIRLRPVLMTATVASLGFLPMALATGAGGEVQKPLATVVIGGLFTATFLTLVLLPVLYSYVENIKPSRRKIKKTKIAGTTTIILLFLLSGFSNGVKGQITTNSSSSLGTIDLNSAISASLESNPNTRVAKLGEEYQSALKGSVRDYGKTNINLTFGQYNSLIAYDNNITISQNIPNPVYLKRLTELADANINASKMQAGIYKNQITYQVKSIYYSLLYRKEQRTLNEELIALYEKILRAADIRFQTGETNILEKYNANTRLQEAISQKLQTDEYIKIHLEQLKRYTGNQTIEDIADNTLTEKFLDVSPLSAIFNNNPELLALKSQIEVAKEEIRVEKSRLLPDFSVGYFNQSLVGNFEKNGVSKFYGVGERFQGVELGISIPIFAKAQKAKIKAAQIHQELQEAQVDAFSFSLSQRGATLLSDLKRLQIQINFYRETALPQAKLLISKSQRAFEVGEMDYYQVSQSINNAVEVQKQYIESLNQYNQTAIELELISGL